Proteins encoded within one genomic window of Hevea brasiliensis isolate MT/VB/25A 57/8 chromosome 8, ASM3005281v1, whole genome shotgun sequence:
- the LOC110665900 gene encoding protein MAEA homolog translates to MTLELLLNIYLKAGLSALKTLYCCGDDCTKEDPLSQESFRKLALPLLDSKQHHSKLVCYITKELMDTENPPQVFPNGYAYSTKALEEMAKKNNGKITCPRTALICSYSEVVKAYIS, encoded by the exons ATGACTTTGGAGCTTTTGCTGAATATTTATTTAAAGGCTGGCTTATCTGCTCTAAAAACTCT ATACTGTTGTGGGGATGATTGCACAAAGGAGGACCCACTCTCACAAGAAAGCTTCCGGAAATTGGCATTGCCATTGCTAGATTCAAAGCAGCATCATTCAAAGCTTGTATGCTACATAACTAAAGAGTTGATGGACACAGAGAATCCACCACAAGTCTTTCCCAATGGCTATGCCTATAGCACTAAG GCGCTTGAAGAAATGGCCAAGAAAAACAATGGTAAAATAACATGTCCTAGGACAGCATTGATATGCAGTTATTCTGAGGTGGTAAAAGCATATATCTCATAA
- the LOC110662463 gene encoding receptor-like protein 46 — protein MDYNLINGGIPPQIGNLTNLSGLSLSINKISGAIPPSLSHLKSLVDLNLGQNFLTMELPTDIGNLSNIASLLLNNNNLSGEIPPSFQKLEQLEQLDLENNLFAGGLPNPIGEATGMSILFLSGEIPDSLGGLKNLKSLSLSHNKLFGRIPLSFGGLQSLKSFNLSYNSLFGEIPYTLVYLFELSYLDLSNNKLEGRIPCGPQMDTMNDPNSYANNNGLCGMQIKVSCEMVPSKPKLKRERPRKKELGDMVFTGNGSD, from the exons ATGGATTATAATTTAATCAATGGAGGGATTCCTCCACAGATTGGAAATCTTACTAATTTGTCTGGGCTTTCACTTTCCATTAACAAAATTTCTGGAGCAATTCCACCGTCACTATCACATTTGAAAAGTTTAGTTGATTTGAATTTGGGACAAAATTTTCTCACCATGGAGTTACCAACTGACATTGGCAACCTCTCCAACATAGCATCGCTGTTGTTAAATAACAACAATTTGTCTGGAGAGATCCCTCCATCATTTCAAAAGCTGGAACAATTAGAACAACTTGATTTAGAAAATAATTTGTTTGCTG GAGGATTGCCAAATCCTATTGGTGAAGCCACTGGAATGAGCATACTCTTCTTGTCAG GTGAAATTCCTGATAGTTTAGGTGGGTTAAAAAATTTGAAGTCATTGAGCTTATCACATAACAAACTCTTTGGAAGAATACCTTTGAGTTTTGGTGGTTTACAAAGCTTAAAGAGCTTCAATTTATCATATAACAGTCTCTTCGGTGAAATTCCTTACACATTGGTATATCTCTTTGAGCTGAGTTACTTAGACTTGAGTAACAATAAACTGGAGGGTCGCATTCCATGTGGACCTCAGATGGATACAATGAATGACCCAAATTCTTATGCCAACAATAATGGATTGTGTGGAATGCAAATTAAAGTATCATGTGAGATGGTGCCTTCTAAACCAAAGCTGaagagagaaagaccaagaaagaaAGAGTTGGGAGACATGGTTTTCACGGGAAATGGCAGTGACTAG
- the LOC131182155 gene encoding receptor-like protein 46, translated as MELPTEIGNLSNIRWLQLCNNNLSGEIPPSIQKMEQLQVLDLENNLFAGEIPTCLFDFNYLLDLSLGENKLVLKNARIAPRCMLMRLSLRSCNLSGQIPIWISNQTDLAFLDLSNNNLEGTSLNGWLKEISQLNKSAFWLPNENDLLLHDLEVFWKKLKRGLPNKNLQLYTFIDLSNNQLSGEIPNSLGGLKDLKSLNLSQNKLSGRIPSSFGGLQSLESLDLSHNNFFGEIPYTLANLFELSYLDLSNNKLKDRMPSGPQMDRMNDPNSYANNSGLCGTQIKVSCEKVPSEPKLKEEKTKKSNSWEIWFSWEMAVIGYPSGFLSTVLVMYVVGYFNITPQPGRRKRRRSLVRHGLFGFLCI; from the exons ATGGAGTTACCAACTGAGATTGGCAACCTCTCCAACATAAGATGGCTGCAGTTATGTAACAATAATTTGTCTGGAGAGATCCCTCCATCAATTCAAAAGATGGAACAATTACAAGTACTTGATTTAGAAAATAATCTGTTCGCTGGTGAGATCCCAACATGTTTGTTCGATTTCAACTACCTCTTAGACTTGAGTCTTGGGGAGAACAAACTTGTTTTGAAAAATGCGAGAATAGCACCAAGGTGCATGTTAATGCGTCTATCATTGAGATCATGCAATCTTTCAGGGCAAATTCCCATTTGGATTTCCAACCAAACCGACCTTGCCTTCTTGGACTTGAGTAATAATAACCTTGAAGGAACTTCCCTCAATGGTTGGCTCAAAGAGATCTCTCAG CTTAATAAATCTGCATTCTGGCTACCAAATGAAAATGATTTGTTATTGCATGATTTGGAAGTCTTCTGGAAGAAGTTAAAGCGAGGTCTGCCAAATAAAAACCTTCAACTATATACTTTTATAGACCTATCTAACAATCAATTATCAGGTGAAATTCCTAACAGTTTAGGTGGGTTGAAAGATTTGAAGTCACTAAACTTATCTCAAAACAAACTCTCTGGAAGAATACCTTCGAGTTTTGGTGGTCTGCAAAGCTTGGAAAGCTTAGATTTATCACACAACAATTTTTTTGGTGAAATTCCTTACAcattggcaaatctctttgagcTGAGTTACTTAGACTTGAGTAACAATAAACTAAAGGATCGCATGCCAAGTGGTCCTCAGATGGATCGGATGAACGATCCAAATTCTTATGCCAACAACAGTGGATTGTGTGGAACACAAATTAAAGTATCATGTGAGAAGGTGCCTTCTGAACCAAAGCTAAAAGAGGAAAAGACCAAGAAAAGCAATAGTTGGGAGATATGGTTTTCATGGGAAATGGCAGTGATTGGATATCCTTCTGGGTTTTTGTCAACAGTTTTAGTCATGTATGTCGTTGGCTACTTTAATATTACACCACAGCCAggtagaagaaaaagaagaagaagcctTGTTAGGCATGGTCTTTTTGGTTTTTTATGCATTTGA